The Leucobacter rhizosphaerae genome includes a region encoding these proteins:
- a CDS encoding metalloregulator ArsR/SmtB family transcription factor, giving the protein MTTTLDTDPCAPTATHAIGSEAATTVAGALKSLADPLRLRMLSAIATDPRGECCVCDLTDLAEVSQPTISHHLKVLKETGMLISERRGTWVYYRIAPARRGAVTALLDAFAPAATLDAAEDDTAARAEALRTMDGRVTRLAEELADELTGLNRDLVVAIVRESYAGLVRSAKLTQHMIPLTERFARQRLADLTRDRQDGVPQVLFVCVQNAGRSQLAAALVNQHAAGKVIARSGGSTPAADVHPHVRSLITEIEGEQEADAAFPKPLTDDAVRAADVVVTMGCGDVCPIIPGVRYEDWAVGDPALASTEGVATIRDDIDTRVRELLSTLLTD; this is encoded by the coding sequence ATGACCACCACACTCGACACCGACCCCTGCGCCCCGACCGCGACTCACGCCATCGGCAGCGAAGCGGCCACGACCGTCGCGGGCGCATTGAAGTCGCTGGCCGATCCGTTGCGGCTCAGGATGCTGTCCGCGATCGCGACCGACCCCCGCGGCGAATGCTGCGTCTGCGACCTCACGGACCTCGCCGAGGTTTCGCAGCCGACCATCTCGCACCACCTGAAAGTGCTCAAAGAGACCGGGATGCTCATCTCGGAGCGGCGCGGCACCTGGGTCTACTACCGCATCGCCCCCGCCCGCCGCGGCGCGGTGACTGCGCTACTGGACGCATTCGCCCCCGCCGCGACTCTCGATGCTGCTGAGGACGACACGGCCGCTCGTGCGGAGGCGCTGCGCACGATGGACGGCCGCGTGACCCGCCTCGCCGAAGAACTCGCCGACGAACTGACCGGCCTGAACCGTGATCTCGTGGTCGCGATCGTGCGCGAGTCCTATGCGGGGCTCGTGCGGTCGGCGAAACTCACCCAGCACATGATCCCGCTCACCGAGCGCTTCGCGAGGCAGCGCCTTGCCGACCTCACGCGCGACCGTCAGGACGGGGTGCCGCAGGTGCTGTTCGTGTGCGTGCAGAACGCCGGCCGCTCCCAACTCGCCGCCGCCCTCGTCAACCAGCACGCCGCAGGCAAGGTCATCGCCCGCTCCGGCGGCTCCACCCCCGCAGCCGACGTGCACCCGCACGTGCGATCGCTCATCACCGAGATCGAGGGCGAACAAGAAGCAGACGCGGCGTTCCCGAAGCCCCTCACCGACGACGCCGTGCGCGCCGCCGATGTGGTCGTGACGATGGGGTGCGGGGATGTCTGCCCGATCATCCCCGGCGTCCGCTACGAAGACTGGGCCGTCGGCGACCCCGCCCTCGCCTCAACCGAGGGCGTCGCAACCATCCGCGACGACATCGACACCCGCGTACGCGAACTCCTCAGCACCCTCCTCACCGACTGA
- a CDS encoding type IV secretory system conjugative DNA transfer family protein yields MTSPIRPTGSLGDELTNAALVGLATLAIAAVILRAAGSVTAFLTGTPQPESGLGAGVGVLLHPADPGAALGVPGLNPVVYWVVAGTMILAVGTAAWWGWTAIRQHGRRQAMDPYRIVGIATRAEVVKAGSPRALLARAGNLRPSLENPEPSEVGYRLGVSRGVEVWAAVEDSILLIGPPRSGKGVHIVINSILTAPGAVVTTSTRPDNVTATIRAREQVGPVAVFDPQHLADGIPAGLRWSPVRGCTDPLTAMIRASGLASATGLGKGGVEGGDFWEAKTRVALQCLLHAAALDQRQPAELFRWTLDPAAAGDAVSILATHPQAAGGWAEALQAMIDADPRTRDSIWQGVSLALAALADPRVLDAVTPGPDEVFDPEDFLAKKGTLYLLATAAGANNSAPLVAALIEDVVEAARRLAARSPGARLDPPLLLCLDEVANLSPLPSLPTLMAEGGGTGITTMPVLQSLAQAREQWSENAASAIWDAAIVKIILGGASNSKDLQDLSTLIGERDEITDSTTVGDHGSRSAQRSIRRVPIMPPDAIRRLPFGTGLVLLRAAPPIVTRLRRWTQRADGKHLAADRRAVEAQLHYRQTDTQPGADDPSGGNGAPAS; encoded by the coding sequence GTGACCTCCCCGATCCGCCCGACCGGGAGCCTCGGCGACGAACTCACTAACGCCGCCCTCGTAGGGCTCGCCACCCTCGCCATCGCCGCGGTCATCCTCCGGGCGGCGGGCAGCGTCACCGCGTTTCTCACCGGCACCCCGCAACCCGAATCCGGCCTTGGAGCGGGGGTCGGGGTGCTCCTGCACCCCGCCGACCCTGGGGCCGCGCTCGGCGTGCCGGGCCTGAACCCGGTCGTGTACTGGGTGGTCGCTGGCACCATGATCCTCGCTGTCGGGACCGCCGCGTGGTGGGGGTGGACGGCGATCCGGCAGCACGGCCGCCGGCAGGCGATGGACCCGTACCGGATCGTCGGGATCGCCACGCGCGCCGAGGTCGTGAAAGCCGGTTCCCCGCGCGCGCTCCTTGCTCGGGCGGGGAACCTGCGCCCGTCGCTCGAGAACCCTGAGCCTTCGGAGGTCGGGTACCGGCTCGGGGTGTCGCGCGGGGTCGAGGTGTGGGCGGCGGTCGAAGACTCGATCCTGCTGATCGGGCCGCCCCGCTCCGGGAAGGGCGTGCACATCGTCATCAACTCGATCCTCACCGCCCCTGGCGCGGTCGTCACCACCAGCACGCGCCCGGATAACGTGACCGCCACGATCCGCGCGAGGGAGCAGGTGGGGCCGGTGGCGGTGTTCGATCCGCAGCACCTCGCCGATGGCATCCCCGCCGGGCTCCGCTGGTCGCCCGTTCGCGGCTGCACCGACCCCCTCACCGCGATGATCCGCGCCTCAGGGCTCGCTTCCGCCACCGGGCTCGGGAAAGGCGGCGTCGAGGGCGGCGACTTCTGGGAAGCGAAAACAAGGGTCGCGCTCCAATGCCTGCTCCACGCCGCCGCCCTCGACCAGCGCCAGCCCGCCGAGCTATTCCGGTGGACGCTCGACCCCGCTGCCGCAGGCGACGCCGTGTCAATCCTCGCCACCCACCCGCAAGCGGCGGGCGGATGGGCGGAGGCGTTGCAGGCGATGATCGACGCGGACCCGCGCACGAGGGATTCGATCTGGCAGGGTGTCTCGCTCGCCCTCGCCGCCCTCGCCGACCCCCGCGTGCTCGATGCCGTCACCCCGGGCCCGGACGAGGTGTTCGACCCCGAAGACTTTCTCGCGAAGAAGGGCACCCTGTACCTGCTCGCGACCGCGGCCGGTGCGAACAACAGCGCCCCGCTGGTCGCGGCGCTCATCGAAGACGTGGTCGAGGCCGCCCGCCGCCTCGCCGCACGCTCCCCAGGGGCGAGACTCGATCCGCCCCTGCTGCTCTGCCTGGACGAGGTCGCGAACCTCAGCCCGTTGCCGTCGTTGCCGACGCTCATGGCCGAAGGCGGCGGCACCGGGATCACGACCATGCCCGTGTTGCAGTCGCTCGCGCAGGCGCGGGAGCAGTGGTCGGAGAACGCGGCCTCCGCGATCTGGGACGCCGCGATCGTGAAGATCATCCTCGGCGGAGCCTCCAACTCGAAAGACCTCCAGGACCTGTCCACGCTCATCGGGGAACGCGATGAGATAACCGACTCCACCACCGTCGGCGACCACGGCTCCCGCTCCGCGCAACGCTCGATCCGCCGGGTACCGATCATGCCGCCCGACGCGATCCGACGCCTTCCGTTCGGCACCGGCCTCGTCCTGCTGCGCGCGGCACCGCCGATCGTGACCCGGCTGCGCCGGTGGACCCAACGCGCCGACGGGAAACACCTCGCAGCCGACCGCCGCGCTGTCGAAGCACAACTCCACTACCGGCAGACGGACACCCAGCCAGGCGCGGACGATCCGTCAGGCGGGAACGGTGCACCTGCTTCGTAG
- a CDS encoding lysoplasmalogenase family protein, with product MPSARPALIPFLPYAVVSVVHVAALFVDHPIAGPTKLLLMPALVLAAVWASASIRPWPRGAMALLLAAVLMSWLGDGAAVFFPMFEDELPMMLLCFGLAHVGYMVLLWRARGVAVRPFPRWALGYAAAYVMLMALLLPRTGSLTIPVAIYGVLLVATAAMTSRCGPVIAWGGLWFLVSDGILAFRIFAAEVMPDWTSGAVMLTYTLGQGLIVCGVVTALARRSRRSAPADRAAAAAAS from the coding sequence ATGCCCTCCGCACGACCCGCGCTGATCCCGTTTCTGCCGTACGCGGTCGTGTCCGTCGTGCACGTCGCGGCGCTGTTCGTGGATCACCCGATCGCGGGGCCCACCAAGCTGCTGCTGATGCCGGCGCTCGTGCTCGCCGCGGTGTGGGCGTCGGCGTCGATCCGGCCCTGGCCGCGCGGGGCGATGGCGCTGCTGCTCGCCGCCGTGCTGATGTCGTGGCTGGGCGACGGGGCGGCCGTCTTCTTCCCGATGTTCGAGGACGAGCTGCCCATGATGCTGCTCTGCTTCGGGCTCGCGCACGTCGGATACATGGTGCTGCTGTGGCGGGCGCGCGGGGTGGCGGTGCGCCCGTTCCCGCGGTGGGCGCTCGGCTATGCGGCGGCCTACGTGATGCTCATGGCGCTGCTGCTGCCGCGCACGGGGTCGCTCACGATCCCGGTCGCGATCTACGGGGTGCTGCTCGTCGCGACCGCGGCGATGACCTCGCGGTGCGGGCCGGTGATCGCGTGGGGCGGGCTCTGGTTTTTGGTGTCCGACGGGATCCTGGCGTTCCGCATCTTCGCCGCCGAGGTGATGCCCGACTGGACGAGCGGCGCGGTGATGCTCACCTACACGCTCGGGCAGGGGCTCATCGTGTGCGGCGTGGTTACGGCGTTGGCTCGGCGAAGTCGGCGATCGGCGCCGGCAGATCGGGCAGCTGCCGCAGCAGCTTCTTGA
- a CDS encoding KOW motif-containing protein — MSEGREPVENGQHCEVIAGTHSGKSGVVQDANTSKTGAVTITVLQTDGTRFKTLAKNVRTTG; from the coding sequence ATGAGCGAGGGCAGGGAACCCGTCGAGAACGGGCAGCACTGCGAGGTCATCGCGGGCACCCACTCCGGCAAATCCGGTGTCGTGCAAGATGCCAACACCAGCAAGACCGGCGCCGTCACGATCACCGTGCTGCAAACCGACGGCACCCGCTTTAAGACCCTCGCAAAGAACGTCCGCACAACCGGCTAA
- the dprA gene encoding DNA-processing protein DprA codes for MSEYTADTIARITLAVLTEPGDPVTGQLVQAIDVTETFALIRDPGAAIPSQVDPVAGVRWRQQAAAQQKDALTDELIGLTERHGLRILTPHRPGWPAALADLGHAAPLALWAKGNPELLTASLSSRVTITGARAATGYGVQVTREFASQLTASPRILVSGGAYGIDAEAHRAALAARSASTIAVLAGGLDRPYPRAHHDLFRRITEHGGLLLSEAAPGYAPTKGRFEARARVLAALSAATVIPEAGARSGSLRVAVAAYELGRQLGAIPGPITSANSAGCHRLLAEGIAEVTTSVGDVEGMLDPTPAAYRLPPAYQQAGRRADPDPGRGAGRPAL; via the coding sequence ATGAGCGAGTACACGGCAGACACGATCGCGCGGATCACGCTCGCCGTGCTCACCGAGCCCGGCGATCCGGTCACCGGGCAGCTCGTGCAGGCCATCGACGTCACGGAGACGTTCGCGCTGATCCGCGACCCAGGCGCAGCGATCCCGTCACAGGTCGACCCCGTAGCCGGGGTGCGGTGGCGGCAGCAGGCCGCCGCCCAGCAGAAGGACGCGCTCACCGATGAGCTGATCGGCCTGACCGAGCGCCACGGTCTGCGCATCCTCACCCCGCACCGCCCCGGCTGGCCCGCCGCCCTCGCAGACCTCGGCCACGCCGCACCGCTGGCGCTGTGGGCGAAAGGCAACCCGGAACTACTCACCGCCTCGCTCTCGTCACGGGTGACGATCACCGGCGCCCGCGCCGCCACCGGCTACGGGGTGCAGGTGACTCGTGAGTTCGCGTCGCAGCTCACCGCGTCGCCGCGCATCCTCGTCTCGGGCGGCGCCTACGGCATCGACGCCGAAGCCCACCGCGCCGCCCTCGCCGCGCGTTCGGCCTCGACGATCGCGGTGCTTGCGGGCGGCCTGGACCGGCCGTACCCGCGAGCGCATCATGACCTGTTCCGCCGCATCACCGAGCACGGCGGCCTCCTCCTCTCCGAGGCCGCGCCGGGATACGCGCCGACGAAGGGCCGGTTCGAGGCGCGTGCGCGCGTGCTCGCCGCTCTGTCCGCTGCGACGGTGATCCCGGAGGCCGGGGCACGGTCGGGAAGCCTCCGGGTCGCGGTCGCCGCCTACGAGCTCGGCCGGCAGCTCGGCGCGATCCCCGGCCCGATCACCTCCGCGAACTCGGCCGGCTGCCACCGGCTCCTCGCCGAGGGCATCGCAGAAGTCACCACGAGCGTCGGAGATGTCGAAGGGATGCTCGACCCGACGCCAGCGGCGTACCGGCTCCCGCCGGCATATCAGCAGGCCGGCCGCCGCGCCGACCCCGACCCAGGCCGCGGCGCGGGCCGGCCCGCGCTCTGA
- a CDS encoding zinc ribbon domain-containing protein YjdM, with product MSDELPPCPECGSVYSYELGALLVCPECAHEWAPADADTDDTNAADTETVTRDAVGNILHDGDAVTIVKDLKVKGGGTLKSGTKVKSIRLVDGVGDHDIDCKIDGFGPMQLKSSVVKKA from the coding sequence ATGAGTGACGAACTTCCCCCCTGCCCCGAGTGCGGCAGCGTCTACAGCTACGAGCTGGGCGCGCTGCTGGTCTGCCCCGAGTGCGCGCACGAGTGGGCCCCGGCAGACGCTGACACCGACGACACCAACGCAGCAGACACCGAAACCGTCACTCGCGACGCCGTCGGCAACATCCTGCACGACGGCGACGCGGTCACCATCGTCAAGGACCTGAAGGTGAAGGGCGGCGGCACGCTCAAGTCGGGCACGAAGGTCAAGAGCATCCGCCTCGTCGACGGTGTGGGCGACCACGACATCGACTGCAAGATCGACGGCTTCGGGCCGATGCAGCTGAAATCCAGCGTCGTCAAGAAGGCCTGA
- the rraA gene encoding ribonuclease E activity regulator RraA codes for MAQISTADLYDERGHELHSVSLQFLNLGGMSGFSGPIRTVRCFQDNALLKSLLSSPGDGAVLVIDGGGSLETALVGDIIAALAVDNGWAGLLVHGAVRDRIALGTLPIGVKALGSNPAKSTKTGAGEVDVPVEIGGVTFAPGATVWCDDDGILVEGA; via the coding sequence ATGGCTCAGATCAGCACCGCAGACCTGTACGACGAACGTGGCCACGAGCTGCACTCCGTCTCGCTGCAGTTCCTGAACCTCGGCGGCATGAGCGGATTCTCGGGGCCGATCCGCACGGTGCGCTGCTTCCAGGACAATGCGCTGCTGAAAAGCCTGCTCTCCTCGCCCGGCGACGGCGCCGTGCTCGTGATCGACGGCGGCGGCTCGCTCGAGACCGCGCTCGTGGGTGACATCATCGCGGCCCTCGCGGTCGACAACGGCTGGGCCGGGCTGCTCGTGCACGGTGCGGTGCGGGATCGCATCGCCCTCGGCACCCTGCCCATCGGCGTGAAGGCGCTCGGCTCGAACCCCGCGAAGTCCACGAAGACCGGTGCGGGCGAGGTCGACGTGCCCGTCGAGATCGGCGGCGTGACCTTCGCCCCCGGCGCGACCGTGTGGTGCGACGACGACGGCATCCTGGTCGAGGGCGCGTAG
- a CDS encoding helix-turn-helix transcriptional regulator yields the protein MPATTSQVEPLWNSREVAEFLNVSQATLSRWRRQHEGPPFVSVGGIARYNPPTVRAWVLEREREHG from the coding sequence GTGCCCGCGACGACGAGCCAGGTTGAGCCGCTGTGGAACTCGCGAGAAGTAGCCGAGTTCCTGAACGTCTCGCAGGCGACTTTGTCGAGGTGGCGCAGGCAGCACGAGGGGCCGCCGTTTGTCAGCGTCGGCGGGATCGCCCGCTACAACCCGCCGACCGTGCGCGCCTGGGTGCTGGAACGCGAGCGCGAGCATGGCTGA
- a CDS encoding arsenate reductase ArsC, whose protein sequence is MTMQKPSVLFVCVHNAGRSQMAAGWLRHLAGDRIEVRSAGSMPADQINPVAVEAMREVGIDITAEQPKVLTAEAVQASDAVVTMGCGDACPFFPGKRYEDWKLADPAGQGIEAVRPIRDEIKTRVEALITALIR, encoded by the coding sequence ATGACCATGCAGAAACCGTCCGTGCTGTTCGTCTGCGTGCACAACGCGGGCCGCTCCCAGATGGCCGCCGGCTGGCTCCGCCACCTCGCCGGCGACCGGATCGAGGTGCGCTCGGCCGGGTCGATGCCCGCCGACCAGATCAACCCCGTCGCGGTCGAGGCCATGCGCGAGGTCGGCATCGACATTACCGCCGAGCAACCGAAAGTCCTCACAGCCGAAGCGGTGCAGGCGTCGGATGCGGTGGTGACTATGGGGTGCGGGGATGCCTGCCCGTTCTTCCCCGGCAAACGCTACGAGGACTGGAAACTCGCCGACCCCGCAGGCCAGGGCATCGAGGCGGTGCGCCCGATCCGCGACGAGATCAAGACCCGCGTCGAAGCCCTCATCACCGCACTCATCCGCTAG
- a CDS encoding DUF4913 domain-containing protein, which yields MHETPAVSGAEDEASEHLDPEIEDDDLYDLVMARTVLPEPPRPINWYLLASGDAEAEWLALNEWVDQLRRTYGLPASVIPPFWYRHPEIVWELSALHLHWIASYDPEQDASGPIAWHTDFALARERLREWVSTCGTRLDRDRPTRQTTWPGEESQAPIEDELIPNQAIDFVGFVAADVQARQDIEDEFIRLKRAADRARDDEPG from the coding sequence ATGCACGAAACTCCCGCCGTTTCCGGCGCCGAGGACGAAGCCAGCGAGCACCTCGATCCCGAGATCGAAGACGACGACCTGTACGACCTGGTGATGGCGCGCACTGTGCTGCCGGAGCCACCGCGGCCGATCAACTGGTATCTCCTCGCCTCCGGTGACGCTGAAGCGGAATGGCTGGCATTGAATGAGTGGGTCGATCAGCTTCGCCGCACCTACGGGCTGCCCGCATCGGTGATTCCGCCGTTCTGGTACCGGCACCCCGAAATCGTGTGGGAGCTCTCCGCCTTGCATCTGCACTGGATCGCGAGCTACGACCCGGAGCAGGACGCTTCGGGGCCGATCGCCTGGCACACCGATTTCGCGCTCGCGCGGGAACGGCTCCGCGAGTGGGTGTCGACCTGCGGCACCCGCCTTGACCGCGACCGCCCTACCCGGCAGACCACCTGGCCGGGAGAGGAGTCCCAAGCGCCCATCGAAGACGAGCTGATCCCGAATCAGGCTATCGATTTCGTCGGCTTCGTGGCCGCCGATGTGCAGGCGCGCCAGGACATCGAGGATGAGTTCATTCGTCTGAAGCGAGCGGCTGATCGTGCCCGCGACGACGAGCCAGGTTGA
- the arsB gene encoding ACR3 family arsenite efflux transporter — MSKQEVREAEPAMRRLSTLDRWLPAWIGITMVAGLLLGRFIPGVSDLLARMEVGGISVPIALGLLVMMYPVLAKVRYDKVAAVTGDKRLLVSSLVLNWLVGPAVMFALAWLFLPDLPEYRTGLIIVGLARCIAMVVIWNDLACGDREATAVLVAINSVFQVVMFSVLGWFYLTVLPGWLGLDTQGLEVSMGQIALNVLIFLGVPLVAGFASRWIGEKRKGRDWYEEQFIPKVGPWALYGLLFTIVLLFALQGDQIANHPLDVARIALPLLIYFVLMWFAGLLLGKSLGLGYARSTTLAFTAAGNNFELAIAVAIGTFGATSGQALAGVVGPLIEVPVLVGLVYVSLWAARAWFHTDPYQGAAS, encoded by the coding sequence ATGTCGAAGCAAGAGGTGAGAGAAGCAGAGCCCGCGATGCGGAGGCTCTCGACGCTGGATCGGTGGCTACCCGCCTGGATCGGGATCACGATGGTCGCAGGTCTGCTGCTCGGCCGGTTCATTCCGGGCGTCTCCGATCTGCTCGCCCGCATGGAAGTGGGCGGCATCTCGGTGCCGATCGCGCTGGGCCTGTTGGTGATGATGTATCCGGTGCTCGCGAAGGTGCGCTACGACAAAGTCGCCGCCGTCACCGGCGACAAGCGGCTGCTCGTGTCCTCACTGGTGCTGAACTGGCTGGTCGGCCCGGCTGTCATGTTCGCCCTCGCCTGGCTGTTCCTTCCTGACCTCCCCGAGTACCGCACGGGCCTCATCATCGTGGGCCTCGCCCGCTGCATCGCAATGGTCGTGATCTGGAACGACCTCGCATGCGGCGACCGCGAAGCGACCGCCGTGCTCGTGGCGATCAACTCGGTGTTCCAGGTCGTGATGTTCTCGGTGCTGGGCTGGTTCTACCTCACCGTGCTCCCTGGCTGGCTCGGCCTCGACACGCAGGGCCTTGAAGTGTCGATGGGGCAGATCGCCCTCAACGTGCTCATCTTCCTCGGCGTGCCCCTGGTCGCTGGGTTCGCATCCCGCTGGATCGGCGAGAAACGCAAGGGCCGCGACTGGTACGAGGAGCAGTTCATCCCCAAGGTTGGCCCGTGGGCGCTGTATGGGCTGCTGTTCACGATCGTGCTGCTGTTCGCCCTGCAAGGCGACCAGATCGCCAACCACCCGCTCGACGTCGCCCGGATCGCACTCCCGTTGCTGATCTACTTCGTGCTCATGTGGTTCGCGGGGCTCTTGCTCGGGAAGAGCCTCGGGCTCGGGTACGCCCGTTCGACGACGCTCGCGTTCACGGCGGCAGGGAACAACTTCGAGCTCGCGATCGCCGTCGCGATCGGCACGTTCGGCGCAACCTCCGGGCAGGCCCTCGCAGGCGTGGTCGGCCCGCTGATCGAAGTGCCCGTGCTCGTAGGTCTCGTTTACGTCTCGCTCTGGGCCGCCCGCGCCTGGTTCCACACCGACCCCTACCAAGGAGCCGCATCATGA
- a CDS encoding tyrosine-type recombinase/integrase — MADPRQHKMPPIGVKLSTSIESRGSGYLARVRWTDPHTKKRPSRSAFVPTPEDAEAFFATMQQATETGADLLVTFADYVESIGDRWQRGLDTTSTVAGYDASLRLRVVPALGHIKVSKITTGLIDRTIDQWETEHRPSTIKTSIGVLVRVLDVAVRDEVIPSNPAKNRARRAFNHVPALEPGSMRAFAIQDVETLNALAAKCAEVHQSYSDHVMLCALLSARGSEVSGLEAGDIDWKNRIVKIERQIYPGKGGLVRKQTKGRKSRYVPILDELEPVLVRLSAGKKPEDPLLRGPRGGVLTTATVRDATNWDQIVVDLGLPNLTRHGLRHTGATWLADAGVPLHVLQRILGHASIETTKGYLHPDHRQLNEAAQLANQFLARPKARQNRKEPPRRNGPQL; from the coding sequence ATGGCTGACCCGCGCCAGCACAAGATGCCGCCCATCGGGGTGAAGCTCTCCACCAGTATCGAGAGCCGCGGCAGCGGGTATCTCGCGCGCGTGCGCTGGACCGACCCGCACACGAAGAAGCGCCCCAGCCGCTCCGCATTCGTCCCGACTCCCGAAGACGCGGAAGCGTTCTTCGCGACCATGCAGCAAGCGACCGAAACGGGAGCCGATCTGCTGGTCACGTTCGCGGACTACGTCGAATCGATCGGCGATCGCTGGCAGCGCGGCCTCGACACGACTTCCACCGTCGCTGGCTACGACGCCAGCCTCAGGCTCCGGGTCGTGCCAGCGCTCGGCCACATCAAGGTCAGCAAGATCACCACCGGGCTGATCGATCGCACCATCGACCAGTGGGAGACCGAACACCGGCCTTCCACCATCAAGACCTCCATCGGCGTGCTGGTGCGAGTGCTGGACGTTGCCGTGCGAGACGAGGTGATCCCGTCGAACCCGGCGAAGAACCGGGCTCGACGCGCGTTCAACCACGTCCCGGCGCTCGAACCCGGTTCCATGCGCGCGTTCGCGATCCAGGACGTGGAGACGCTGAACGCTCTCGCAGCGAAATGTGCGGAGGTGCACCAGAGCTATTCGGATCACGTCATGCTCTGCGCACTGCTCTCTGCGCGTGGCTCCGAGGTCTCAGGGCTCGAGGCGGGAGACATCGACTGGAAGAACCGCATCGTCAAGATCGAGCGGCAGATCTACCCCGGCAAGGGAGGGCTCGTTCGCAAGCAAACCAAGGGCCGCAAGTCTCGGTACGTGCCGATCCTCGATGAGCTCGAACCAGTGCTCGTGCGCCTGTCTGCGGGCAAGAAGCCCGAAGACCCTCTCCTGCGCGGGCCTCGGGGCGGTGTGCTCACGACCGCGACCGTCCGAGACGCGACGAACTGGGATCAGATCGTCGTCGATCTCGGCCTGCCGAACCTCACCCGGCACGGGCTCCGGCACACCGGCGCGACCTGGCTCGCCGATGCGGGGGTACCGCTCCATGTGCTGCAGCGCATCCTCGGGCACGCGTCGATCGAGACGACCAAGGGCTACCTGCATCCCGATCACCGGCAGCTGAACGAAGCAGCCCAACTCGCCAACCAGTTCCTCGCGCGACCGAAGGCCCGGCAGAACAGGAAGGAGCCGCCCCGCCGCAACGGACCCCAGCTCTAA
- a CDS encoding NUDIX domain-containing protein, producing the protein MSDLRNPGDAWVTAHDGGRYWGRFGAAGLLAYDRARDAILLQHRVTWSDHGDTWGIPGGARHEGESAIDAAIRESQEEAGVPDHAVTPRYTHVLDRGGWTYTTLIAEVTAPFEPEITDPESHALAWVPLDEVTNHTLHPAFATSWQLLRPLLAGTPTVVVDAANVIGSVPNGWWKDRRAAAVGLRDRIDALVASERGIRPGFVEVQESAVPGIDRAHPQWVLVVEGVARGIGDGTHVRVIDAPELGDDAIVAQVAARAAEGANTTVITSDVELKTRVIAAGAVATRGVKKLLRQLPDLPAPIADFAEPTP; encoded by the coding sequence ATGAGCGACCTGAGAAACCCGGGCGACGCCTGGGTCACCGCACACGACGGCGGCCGCTACTGGGGCCGCTTCGGCGCCGCCGGATTGCTCGCCTACGACCGCGCTCGCGACGCGATCCTGCTGCAGCACCGCGTCACCTGGAGCGACCACGGCGACACCTGGGGCATCCCGGGCGGCGCCCGCCACGAGGGCGAATCCGCGATCGACGCCGCCATCCGCGAGTCGCAGGAAGAGGCCGGGGTGCCCGACCACGCCGTCACCCCCCGCTACACCCACGTGCTCGACCGGGGCGGCTGGACCTACACCACGCTCATCGCCGAGGTCACGGCCCCCTTCGAGCCCGAGATCACCGACCCCGAGAGCCACGCGCTCGCCTGGGTCCCCCTCGACGAGGTCACCAACCACACGCTCCACCCCGCCTTCGCCACGAGCTGGCAGCTGCTGCGCCCTCTGCTCGCCGGCACCCCGACCGTGGTGGTCGACGCCGCGAACGTCATCGGCAGCGTGCCGAACGGCTGGTGGAAGGATCGTCGCGCCGCGGCCGTCGGCCTCCGCGACCGCATCGACGCTCTGGTCGCGAGCGAGCGCGGGATCCGCCCCGGCTTCGTCGAGGTGCAGGAGTCGGCGGTGCCCGGCATCGATCGCGCCCACCCGCAGTGGGTGCTGGTGGTCGAGGGTGTGGCGCGCGGGATCGGCGACGGCACGCACGTACGCGTGATCGACGCCCCCGAGCTCGGCGACGACGCCATCGTCGCGCAGGTCGCGGCGCGCGCGGCCGAGGGCGCGAACACGACCGTGATCACGAGCGACGTGGAACTCAAGACGCGCGTCATCGCGGCGGGGGCCGTGGCGACGCGCGGCGTCAAGAAGCTGCTGCGGCAGCTGCCCGATCTGCCGGCGCCGATCGCCGACTTCGCCGAGCCAACGCCGTAA